In one Oryzias latipes chromosome 13, ASM223467v1 genomic region, the following are encoded:
- the psph gene encoding phosphoserine phosphatase translates to MEQNQRGEWAWLTRPRSDWFPVRLLSSSLLFHLSGSVWVLLDVPSQLSVFCMMTTLDQTKELFRRADAVCFDVDSTVIKEEGIDELAKFCGVGDAVREMTRKAMGGSVTFKKALTDRLSTIRCSREQVNKLITDHPPQLTPGIRELVDRLHELNIKVFLVSGGFRCIVEHVASQLNIPLQHVYANRLKFYFNGEYAGFDESQPTAESGGKGKVISMLKEQYGFKTVVMIGDGATDLEACPPASAFIGFGGNVVRPQVKERCSWFVTSFGELLKELEKI, encoded by the exons ATGGAACAAAACCAGCGTGGAGAGTGGGCGTGGCTTACGCGGCCTCGCTCTGATTGGTTCCCCGTGCGGCTCCTGTCTTCCTCTTTACTGTTCCATCTAAGCGGCTCGGTGTGGGTTCTGCTGGATGTTCCCTCTCAGCTCTCCGTGTTCTG CATGATGACAACTCTTGATCAAACTAAGGAGCTCTTCAGGAGAGCAGATGCCGTCTGCTTTGATGTGGACAGCACAGTCATTAAAGAAGAAGGCATCGATGAGCTCGCCAAGTTCTGTGGTGTTGGGGACGCGGTCAGAGAGAT GACTCGGAAAGCCATGGGGGGCTCGGTGACATTCAAGAAGGCCCTCACTGACCGCCTCTCCACCATCCGATGTTCCAGAGAGCAAGTAAACAAACTGATAACCGACCACCCACCTCAGCTGACTCCAGGCATCAG ggagcttgtggaccgTCTGCATGAGCTCAACATAAAGGTGTTCCTTGTTTCAGGTGGCTTCCGCTGCATCGTAGAACACGTGGCGTCTCAGCTAAATATTCCTCTGCAGCACGTCTATGCCAACCGGCTCAAGTTCTACTTTAACG GAGAGTATGCTGGTTTTGACGAGAGTCAGCCAACAGCTGAGAGCGGCGGCAAAGGAAAAGTGATAAGCATGCTGAAGGAGCAATATGGCTTCAAGACGGTTGTGATGATTGGAGACGGGGCCACCGATCTGGAAGCTTGTCCTCCAGCT AGTGCCTTCATTGGGTTTGGCGGGAATGTGGTGAGGCCACAGGTCAAGGAGAGATGTTCGTGGTTCGTGACGAGTTTCGGGGAGCTTCTAAAGGAGCTGGAGAAAATCTAA
- the nipsnap2 gene encoding protein NipSnap homolog 2 — translation MKMATGVLQKVCRGVGPAKNGAHTAGQHVFWVRGFTASSHACSEDSWFKSLFVRKVDPRKDAHANLLTKNEESNLYKIQFHNVKPECLDAYNKLCEDVLPTIHADKYYPCELVGTWNTWYGEQDQAVHLWRYRGGYPALTEVMNKLRQNKEFTAYRKERGKMLLSRRNQLLLEFSFWNEPVPREGPNIYELRSYQLRPGTMIEWGNYWARGIRHRQRNKEAVGGFFSQIGDLYMVHHLWAYEDLQSREETRNGAWHQEGWHEAVYYTVPLIQHMESRIMIPLKASPLQ, via the exons ATGAAGATGGCGACGGGAGTCCTTCAGAAAGTCTGCAGGGGGGTTGGTCCGGCCAAGAATGGGGCGCACACAGCCGGACAGCACGTATTTTGGGTCAG agGCTTCACAGCATCCAGCCACGCGTGCAGTGAGGAcagctggttcaaatccctgttTGTCAGGAAAGTAGATCCCAGAAAAGACGCACACGCCAACCTCCTGACCAAAAACGAGGAGAGCAACCTCTACAAAATTCAGT TCCATAATGTCAAACCTGAGTGCCTGGATGCGTACAACAAACTTTG CGAGGACGTTTTGCCAACCATTCATGCTGATAAGTACTACCCCTGTGAGCTGGTGGGAACCTGGAATACCTGGTATGGAGAACAAGACCAGGCTG TCCATCTGTGGCGTTACAGAGGAGGATATCCAGCCCTAACAGAAGTGATGAACAAACTCAGACAGAACAAG GAGTTCACTGCCTACAGGAAGGAGCGAGGAAAGATGCTGCTGTCCCGCAGGAATCAGCTTCTGCTGGAGTTCAGCTTCTGGAATGAGCCTGTTCCCAGAGAAGGACCCAACATCTATGAGCTCAGGTCTTACCAGCTCAGG CCAGGAACCATGATCGAGTGGGGTAATTACTG GGCCCGAGGGATCCGTCACCGGCAGCGTAACAAAGAGGCGGTCGGAGGCTTTTTCTCACAGATCGGTGATCTCTACATGGTCCATCACCTCTGGG CTTATGAAGACCTGCAGTCCCGTGAAGAGACGAGAAACGGCGCCTGGCACCAGGAGGGCTGGCATGAGGCTGTGTATTACACAG TGCCTCTCATACAGCACATGGAGTCTCGGATCATGATCCCGCTGAAGGCCTCGCCGCTGCAGTGA